A stretch of Mucilaginibacter terrae DNA encodes these proteins:
- the uvrB gene encoding excinuclease ABC subunit UvrB, with product MDFKINSHYIPSGDQPNAIKQLVEGVESGENYQTLLGVTGSGKTFSIANVIEQTQKPTLILSHNKTLAAQLYGEFKQFFPENAVNYFVSYYDYYQPEAFIASSNTYIEKDLQINEEIEKLRLRTTSSLMSGRRDVIVVSSISCIYGMGNPEDFTNSIFKFAVGTRISRNAFLHRLVEILYARTTADFKRGTFRVKGDTVDIYPAYLDYAYRIIFYGDDIEELSSFDPQTGKTLEKMPNMVLFPATLYVAPRDRFTSSIWAIQEELEMRKQQFIDEKRFLEAKRLEERVNYDLEMIRELGYCSGIENYSRFFDGRKPGMRPFCLLDYFPDDYLMVIDESHVTVPQVRAMYGGDRSRKISLVEYGFRLPAAMDNRPLNFEEFERLAPQTIYVSATPGDFELEKSGGVVVEQVIRPTGLLDPVIEIRPIINQVDDLLDEVDKTIKIGDRILVTTLTKRMAEELAKYMDRLGIKCRYIHSEVKTLERVEILRGLRLGEFDVLIGINLLREGLDLPEVSLVAILDADKEGFLRSERSLIQTIGRAARNDRGRVIMYADTITESMRVTIDETNRRREKQILYNTEHGITPKTVGKSKEAIIEQTSVMDFKGGIQRAYVEADEISVAADPIVQYMSKPELKKAIENTKKDMMAAAKDMDFLQAAKLRDEMFALEKMLSEK from the coding sequence ATGGATTTTAAAATTAATTCGCATTATATACCATCCGGCGATCAGCCTAATGCCATTAAACAATTGGTTGAGGGCGTTGAGAGTGGCGAAAACTACCAAACCCTTTTGGGGGTGACAGGCTCGGGCAAAACATTCTCAATTGCTAACGTAATTGAGCAAACTCAAAAGCCAACGCTCATACTAAGCCATAATAAAACACTGGCTGCCCAGCTGTACGGCGAGTTTAAGCAATTCTTCCCCGAAAACGCGGTGAACTACTTTGTATCGTATTACGATTATTATCAGCCCGAGGCGTTTATAGCTTCATCTAACACTTATATTGAAAAAGACCTGCAAATAAACGAGGAGATCGAAAAACTGCGTTTGCGCACCACATCGTCGTTAATGTCGGGACGGAGGGATGTGATCGTGGTATCGTCTATTTCGTGTATTTACGGTATGGGTAACCCCGAGGATTTTACCAACTCCATATTCAAATTTGCGGTGGGCACACGCATTAGCCGTAACGCTTTTTTACACCGCCTGGTTGAGATTTTATATGCCCGTACCACAGCCGATTTTAAACGTGGAACATTCCGCGTTAAGGGCGACACGGTTGATATTTACCCGGCTTATCTCGATTATGCTTATCGTATAATTTTTTATGGCGACGATATTGAGGAGCTAAGCAGTTTTGATCCCCAAACCGGTAAAACTCTTGAAAAAATGCCTAATATGGTACTGTTTCCGGCCACGCTTTATGTAGCGCCACGCGACAGGTTTACCAGCAGCATTTGGGCCATACAAGAAGAGTTGGAAATGCGCAAGCAGCAATTCATAGATGAAAAACGTTTCCTCGAAGCTAAACGGCTTGAAGAACGGGTTAATTATGATTTGGAGATGATACGCGAATTGGGCTATTGCTCTGGCATCGAAAATTATTCGCGCTTTTTTGACGGCCGTAAGCCTGGCATGCGCCCGTTCTGTTTGCTGGATTATTTTCCGGATGATTACCTAATGGTAATTGACGAGAGCCACGTAACCGTACCACAGGTACGCGCCATGTACGGTGGCGATAGGTCGCGTAAAATATCATTAGTGGAATATGGCTTCCGCTTACCGGCGGCAATGGATAACCGCCCGCTAAACTTTGAGGAGTTTGAACGCCTTGCCCCGCAAACCATTTATGTGAGCGCAACGCCCGGCGATTTTGAACTGGAGAAATCGGGCGGTGTGGTTGTAGAGCAGGTAATTCGTCCAACTGGGTTATTAGACCCCGTTATTGAGATACGCCCAATTATTAACCAGGTTGATGATTTGCTGGATGAGGTAGATAAAACCATTAAAATAGGCGACCGTATACTGGTAACCACGCTTACCAAACGCATGGCCGAAGAACTGGCCAAATATATGGACCGTTTAGGTATCAAATGCCGCTACATACACTCCGAGGTAAAAACGTTAGAGCGCGTAGAAATACTCCGCGGTTTGCGTTTAGGCGAGTTTGACGTACTGATAGGCATCAACTTATTGCGCGAAGGCCTGGATTTGCCCGAAGTATCATTAGTAGCCATTTTGGATGCTGATAAGGAAGGCTTCCTACGGTCGGAACGTTCGTTGATACAAACCATAGGCCGTGCCGCCCGTAACGATCGTGGCCGGGTAATTATGTATGCCGATACCATTACCGAAAGCATGCGCGTAACTATTGATGAAACCAACCGTCGCCGCGAAAAACAAATACTATACAACACAGAGCACGGTATTACTCCAAAAACCGTCGGAAAATCGAAAGAGGCCATTATTGAGCAAACCTCGGTGATGGACTTTAAAGGTGGTATTCAACGCGCTTACGTTGAGGCTGACGAAATTTCGGTAGCTGCTGACCCTATCGTGCAGTACATGAGCAAACCGGAATTGAAAAAAGCTATTGAAAATACCAAGAAAGACATGATGGCCGCCGCCAAAGACATGGACTTTTTACAGGCTGCCAAACTGCGTGATGAAATGTTTGCACTGGAAAAGATGCTGAGCGAGAAGTAA
- a CDS encoding DUF4199 domain-containing protein, giving the protein MKNAFQSGLIIGILSGLWLFIMRRAGYTTFNDQVSPIEYISISIPIIGVFLGLKAYRDQDLGGKMSFLEGLVQSFKILLVGGIISVFAGVVYVNYVEAANNFRDFSGRLFGALLIGVLSSLAATLLLMNKSNHSVD; this is encoded by the coding sequence ATGAAAAACGCATTTCAATCAGGATTAATTATAGGAATATTAAGCGGCTTATGGCTATTTATTATGCGCCGGGCAGGCTATACCACCTTTAACGACCAGGTTTCACCTATTGAATATATTTCTATCAGCATACCTATAATCGGCGTATTCTTAGGCCTCAAAGCCTATCGCGACCAGGATTTGGGCGGTAAAATGAGTTTTTTAGAAGGCTTGGTACAAAGCTTTAAAATTTTGCTGGTAGGTGGTATAATTTCAGTGTTTGCAGGTGTAGTTTACGTTAACTACGTAGAGGCCGCAAATAATTTCCGCGATTTTTCGGGCCGTTTATTTGGTGCATTGCTTATAGGAGTGTTATCTTCACTGGCAGCAACATTGCTGTTAATGAACAAATCCAATCACTCTGTTGATTAA
- a CDS encoding DUF2752 domain-containing protein yields MFKLVGITWCPGCGIGHSISWLLHGNLTQSFKAHYLGIPALAVIIYRVYCLSIYQLLTFKKLNL; encoded by the coding sequence GTGTTTAAATTGGTTGGCATTACCTGGTGCCCGGGTTGCGGCATTGGGCACTCTATCTCCTGGCTGTTGCATGGCAATCTAACCCAATCCTTTAAAGCGCATTATTTAGGAATTCCTGCATTGGCTGTAATAATTTACCGTGTGTATTGTCTAAGTATATATCAATTGCTTACATTTAAAAAACTTAACCTCTAA
- a CDS encoding TM2 domain-containing protein codes for MDFNYFAAFSGITPEEVSFLQQATAGLDENQQRQFITLYGSKRRSPQDILLFTLLGFLGIAGVQRFIVGQIGMGIIYFITGGFCGIGTIVDLINHKDLATEYNKQMAYESMQMLKMRGF; via the coding sequence ATGGATTTTAATTATTTCGCAGCCTTTTCGGGCATCACTCCCGAAGAAGTTTCTTTTTTACAACAGGCCACAGCCGGCCTGGATGAAAACCAGCAACGCCAATTTATTACCCTTTACGGCAGCAAACGCCGTAGCCCTCAAGATATATTATTGTTTACGCTATTAGGCTTTTTAGGCATAGCTGGTGTTCAACGCTTTATAGTTGGCCAAATAGGTATGGGGATCATCTATTTTATTACAGGCGGTTTTTGTGGTATTGGTACCATTGTTGACCTTATTAATCACAAAGATTTAGCTACTGAATATAACAAGCAAATGGCTTACGAGTCAATGCAGATGCTGAAAATGAGAGGGTTTTAA
- a CDS encoding Nif3-like dinuclear metal center hexameric protein produces the protein MKLHELTSYLESIAPLSYQEDYDNSGLIVGNGNQEITQGLISLDCTEAVVDEAIRTGCEVIISHHPIVFKGLKKFNGKTYVERVVEKAIRYNIALYAIHTNLDSVINGVNARIGQTLGLQNLRILAPKNGILKKLVTYVPLSHAAKVREALFKAGAGQVGDYSECSFNTEGIGTFKGGDDTNPYVGNPGQQHQEAEVRIETIYPAQLESKILMALFLNHPYEEVAYDLYTLTNQHQQVGSGMIGELETPVGELEFLSHLKSKMQAAIIRHTALTGKSVKKVAVCGGSGGFLLKQAIAAGADIFVTADYKYHEFFDAEGKIVIADIGHFESEQFTQHLLYEIIQKKFSNFALRLTEINTNPIKYFI, from the coding sequence ATGAAACTACACGAACTAACATCATACCTCGAAAGCATTGCGCCGCTATCGTACCAGGAAGATTACGACAATTCGGGTCTTATTGTGGGTAACGGCAACCAGGAAATTACGCAGGGGCTTATCTCTTTGGATTGTACCGAAGCTGTGGTTGACGAAGCTATCCGTACAGGATGCGAAGTAATTATATCGCACCACCCTATTGTGTTTAAGGGACTTAAAAAGTTTAACGGTAAAACTTATGTAGAGCGTGTGGTAGAAAAAGCCATTCGCTATAATATTGCATTGTATGCTATTCATACAAATTTAGATAGTGTTATAAACGGTGTCAACGCACGCATAGGGCAAACCTTAGGGCTACAAAACCTGCGCATATTGGCTCCCAAAAACGGCATTTTAAAAAAGCTGGTTACCTATGTACCTTTAAGCCATGCGGCTAAAGTTCGTGAAGCATTGTTTAAGGCAGGTGCCGGGCAAGTGGGCGATTATAGCGAGTGCAGCTTTAACACCGAGGGCATAGGCACCTTTAAAGGAGGCGACGATACCAACCCGTACGTTGGCAATCCGGGCCAGCAACACCAGGAGGCAGAAGTACGTATTGAAACTATTTATCCGGCGCAACTGGAAAGTAAAATACTCATGGCCCTGTTTCTTAACCACCCTTATGAGGAGGTGGCTTACGACTTATATACTTTAACCAATCAACATCAACAGGTAGGTTCGGGGATGATAGGAGAACTGGAAACACCGGTGGGTGAACTTGAATTCTTGAGCCATCTTAAAAGCAAAATGCAGGCTGCCATAATAAGGCATACCGCATTAACGGGTAAAAGCGTTAAAAAGGTGGCTGTTTGCGGCGGCTCGGGAGGGTTTTTACTAAAGCAAGCTATTGCTGCCGGGGCCGATATTTTTGTAACGGCCGACTATAAGTATCATGAGTTTTTTGATGCCGAAGGAAAAATAGTAATTGCCGACATTGGACATTTTGAAAGTGAGCAATTTACGCAGCACTTATTATATGAAATAATACAGAAAAAATTTAGTAACTTTGCCCTCCGTTTAACAGAAATTAATACAAACCCCATAAAATATTTTATTTGA